From Leptospira fainei serovar Hurstbridge str. BUT 6, the proteins below share one genomic window:
- a CDS encoding VIT1/CCC1 transporter family protein — protein MVRHTHIEKHRTQRIGWLRAAVLGANDGIVSTTSLVIGVAVAEVSSGNVLVAGITGSVAGAMSMAAGEYVSVSSQADTENADLARERRELLQDPELELKELQAIYVDRGLKSNLAKQVAEQLMSGNALAAQVGNANLLKGILRITFWGILAMGHRIRGKNFRRSRINRSPYKNYRLSRFP, from the coding sequence TTGGTCCGCCATACGCATATTGAAAAACACCGAACACAGAGAATCGGCTGGTTACGCGCTGCCGTATTGGGAGCGAACGACGGAATCGTTTCGACTACGAGTTTAGTCATAGGTGTCGCTGTTGCGGAAGTTAGCAGCGGTAACGTGTTGGTAGCGGGCATCACCGGTTCAGTTGCGGGCGCAATGTCCATGGCTGCGGGAGAATATGTATCTGTTAGTTCCCAAGCCGATACTGAGAACGCCGACTTGGCGCGGGAACGTCGGGAACTCCTACAAGATCCGGAACTTGAGCTGAAGGAACTTCAAGCAATTTACGTCGATCGAGGTCTTAAATCGAATCTTGCAAAACAGGTAGCCGAACAATTGATGTCCGGGAATGCATTAGCGGCTCAAGTAGGCAATGCAAATCTCTTGAAGGGTATTCTTCGAATCACTTTTTGGGGAATTCTCGCTATGGGGCACCGCATTCGCGGGAAAAATTTTCGGCGTAGTCGTATAAATCGGTCGCCCTATAAAAATTATCGCTTATCAAGGTTTCCATGA
- a CDS encoding helix-hairpin-helix domain-containing protein: MKIHFLSSKLAKPAQRALQNVGVKTLEQLAKFREDEILQLHGIGENAVLVIEPTLKENGLSLKDTI; the protein is encoded by the coding sequence ATGAAAATCCATTTTCTATCGTCAAAACTGGCAAAACCGGCTCAGAGAGCCTTGCAAAATGTAGGAGTTAAAACCTTGGAGCAGCTTGCTAAGTTTCGTGAGGACGAAATTCTGCAACTTCATGGGATCGGGGAGAATGCGGTGTTAGTTATTGAACCAACTTTAAAAGAAAACGGGCTTTCGCTTAAAGATACTATATGA